Genomic DNA from Planctomicrobium piriforme:
GGGGGACACTCCTCGGCTTGGAAACTCCTGCAGAAACGTAAAGATGACTCCAGCTGAAAATGTTTACAGCAGTGGGGCGAGGCTCCCGCCGAGCCGCCCTTCATGGAAAACGTGATCTTTGTGGCGGCTCAGCAGGAGCTTCGCCCTCCCAAAGGTCATTTACCCAGCCGCAGCTGCATCAGCACCCAGCCTGCCGCGACCGCTTCTTTCCAGTGCAGTTTGGTGTGGCCGAAGCGACGCTCTTCGTAGGTGATGGGCACTTCGACGAACGTCGCCCCGGCCTGTTTCAAGCGATAGAGGATTTCTTCTTCGATGGCGTAGCCAGTGGCGCGGGCATTCGACCAGTCGACCTTGGCGAGCGTCGCAACGCGGTAGCACCGGAAGCTGCCGCTGTTGTCGAGGGTGCTCAGTCCCAGCACGGCCCGGGCATAGAGATTGAGCGAACGGCTCATCAATTGCCGGCTCAGTCCCCAGCCGGCGATCTCCCCTCCTTTGATATACCGCGAACCGATGACGACGTCGGCTTGATTTGCTGCGGCGAGCAGTGACGGCAGGAACCGCGGCGGGTGCGAGAAGTCGGCAT
This window encodes:
- a CDS encoding polyprenol monophosphomannose synthase produces the protein MTMPGRVLVTLCTYNERQNIEQLIPDIHRFVPDAEILVIDDNSPDGTGEYIADLAKENPRVHAIHRPGKLGLGTATTAGFRYGIEHGFDFLLNLDADFSHPPRFLPSLLAAANQADVVIGSRYIKGGEIAGWGLSRQLMSRSLNLYARAVLGLSTLDNSGSFRCYRVATLAKVDWSNARATGYAIEEEILYRLKQAGATFVEVPITYEERRFGHTKLHWKEAVAAGWVLMQLRLGK